The Flavobacterium commune genome contains the following window.
ACATTGGTTATTACCTCTATAGGTTACATTAGCAAAGAACAAGTTGTTAATGACAAGTTCATACAAATTGCATTAAAAGAGGATGTAAAGGAGCTGAATGAAGTGGTTGTTATTGGTTATGGAACTACTTCCAAAAAAGACTATACAGGAGCAGCCGAAACCGTTTCTACTCAGGCGTTGCGATCTACTCAGCGTAGTTTAGAGAGCGCACTCCAAGGCTCGGTTGCGGGGGTCAATGTGACTCAAACATCGGGTCAGCCTGGAGCAGGATTGAGTATTAGAGTTCGTGGAGGAAGTTCGATACAAGGAGGAAACGAGCCGCTTTATGTTATTGATGGTTTTCCAATTTACAACTCAGATGTAACCTCAGGTGTTTTGAGCGGTAGTCCGACTAATCCACTTTCGGCAATTAATCCTGCAGATATTGAGTCGATTACAGTTTTAAAAGACGCTTCTTCTACAGCTATTTATGGTTCCAGAGGGGCAAACGGAGTAGTAATTGTTACTACTAAGAAAGGAAAATCGAATATCATGGCCGTAAATTACGATTACTCTTTAGGGCAACAAGAAGTTCGTAAAAAAGTATCAGTATTAGACGCTGCGGGGTTTTCAAGACTTAGAAATGCAGCTTTATATGATACTAATCCGGCGGGAGGGACTAACCAATACTTATCAGATGTTCAAATAGCTCAATTAGGAAAAGGGGTGGATTGGCAGGATGCCGCTTTTAGAACTGCCCAAACTCAAAATCATCAGTTGAGTGTTTCTGGTGGGAACAACCAAACCAAATATGCTATTTCCGGGAACTATTACAATCAGGAAGGAATTATAAAAAACACCGGTTTTGAACGTTTGAGTGGGCGAATTAATTTGAATTCAAAATTAAGTGATAAATCAAGATTTGGAGTGAATCTTTCGGTAGCTGAAACCAAGTCTAAAGTGGCGCCATCAGGGTTGATAACGGCTTTATTAAGTATGCCGCCTACGGCTACCATTTATGAAAGGGATGGTACTTACACATTAAGAAATCCTTTTGAAAACATCTTTTCAAATCCAATTGCTACTTTAAACGAACGTAAAAATAAAGCTGTAAATACAAGAGTTCTAGGAACTGTTTTTGGCGAATATGATGTATTGGAAAATTTAGTATTGAAAGTTTCTTTTGGAGCTGATCTTCTGGCTAATCAAGAAACTACTTATATTCCTTCTACTATATATGAAGGTTTGATTACTAATGGTGAGGCTAAAATAGGAAATGCTAATAACAAAACATGGTTGAACGAGAATACCTTGACTTATACTAAAGTATTTTCAGATGTACATAGTTTTAATCTTTTGGCGGGTTATACACAGCAAAGTTCAACCAGAGATTTTGTTACTACAGGATCACAACAGTTTGTAAATGATGTAACGGGCTCTAATAGTTTGCAAAGTGGAAATTTAGCATTGATTCCTACTTCCGGTGAAAGTAGATGGGCATTGAATTCGTATTTGTCAAGGTTAAATTATAATTATGATTCCAAATATTATTTGACTGCAAGTATTAGAGCCGATGGTTCTTCCCGATTTGGAAAAAACAATAAATGGGGTTATTTTCCTTCTGTAGCGGCAGCTTGGCAAATTGATAGAGAAAACTTTTTTAGTCCGGTTTCTAATGTAATTAATAGCTTGAAATTTAGAACAAGTTACGGATCTACAGGAAATCAGGAAATAGGAG
Protein-coding sequences here:
- a CDS encoding SusC/RagA family TonB-linked outer membrane protein — encoded protein: MKKKLNIILWFAVFLVSLGISAQSTKPTINSTLDGVVIDQITKQPIPGVNVQIKGITHSVITDLDGKFSFQTGQSFPYTLVITSIGYISKEQVVNDKFIQIALKEDVKELNEVVVIGYGTTSKKDYTGAAETVSTQALRSTQRSLESALQGSVAGVNVTQTSGQPGAGLSIRVRGGSSIQGGNEPLYVIDGFPIYNSDVTSGVLSGSPTNPLSAINPADIESITVLKDASSTAIYGSRGANGVVIVTTKKGKSNIMAVNYDYSLGQQEVRKKVSVLDAAGFSRLRNAALYDTNPAGGTNQYLSDVQIAQLGKGVDWQDAAFRTAQTQNHQLSVSGGNNQTKYAISGNYYNQEGIIKNTGFERLSGRINLNSKLSDKSRFGVNLSVAETKSKVAPSGLITALLSMPPTATIYERDGTYTLRNPFENIFSNPIATLNERKNKAVNTRVLGTVFGEYDVLENLVLKVSFGADLLANQETTYIPSTIYEGLITNGEAKIGNANNKTWLNENTLTYTKVFSDVHSFNLLAGYTQQSSTRDFVTTGSQQFVNDVTGSNSLQSGNLALIPTSGESRWALNSYLSRLNYNYDSKYYLTASIRADGSSRFGKNNKWGYFPSVAAAWQIDRENFFSPVSNVINSLKFRTSYGSTGNQEIGEYQSLSTLSSVKYLFGDQIYTGFTPTRIANDDLGWELTNQFDAGIDLGIFNNKVFLTLDAYRKTTKNLLLDVQIPYTSGFTSSLQNFGSVQNQGIELGINTSLSNGNLSWTSNFNIAFNKNKVLALGNDAEFYTFGNYILKVGDPLGSFYGAVTDGILQTADIATKGIFTGNATPKAGDRLYKDINGDGAFTTAADRTTIGNAQPDFTFGFSNNFIYKGFELGIIIQGSVGNDILNGNSQALELFNGQQNASTSALDAWTPANPSTTTPRAKLDPAPVFSNRFVEDGSFVRFKNITLSYNLPKTLIEQFKLTAVKLRLVGENLITFTNYSGFDPEVTNGSSISPGTDTGIYPASKSISAGLSVTF